A genomic stretch from Juglans microcarpa x Juglans regia isolate MS1-56 chromosome 3S, Jm3101_v1.0, whole genome shotgun sequence includes:
- the LOC121258196 gene encoding 50S ribosomal protein L9 produces the protein MAYMQYGRNALRKIITDTSLQSSDRMLNPLLYASQGLRYRKLEVILTTSIGKLGKAGETVKVAPGYFRNHLMPKLLAVPNIEKYAFLVREQRKIYQPEEEEKEVKVVKESKEDKMKEYEKAARRLDKSKLVLRSLINVDKFRSRATKDEPIELRSPVTKDDIIAEVERQLSVRIGPENLHLPSPLTTFGEFEVPLRLPKSIPLPEGKVQWTLDVKIRGKGK, from the exons ATGGCTTATATGCAATATGGAAGAAATGCTCTTCGGAAGATTATTACAGACACTAGCCTACAAAGCTCTGATCGTATGCTGAATCCATTGCTATATGCTTCTCAAGGGCTTCGATATAGGAAGTTGGAAGTCATTCTAACAACG AGCATAGGGAAGCTTGGGAAAGCAGGTGAGACAGTGAAAGTTGCTCCGGGATATTTCCGCAACCACCTTATGCCTAAGTTGCTGGCGGTCCCAAATATTGAGAAATATGCTTTTCTTGTCAGGGAACAGCGCAAG ATCTACCAACCTGAGGAGGAAGAAAAGGAAGTTAAAGTGGTTAAAGAGTCTAAGGAAGATAAGATGAAAGAATATGAGAAGGCAGCAAGACGTCTAGATAAATCTAAACTG GTATTGCGGAGTTTGATCAATGTTGATAAATTTCGTTCACGTGCCACAAAAGATGAGCCTATAGAATTGCGTTCCCCTGTAACAAAGGATGATATCATAGCTGAG GTGGAAAGGCAGCTTTCTGTGCGAATTGGGCCTGAAAACCTGCATCTACCTTCTCCTTTGACTACTTTTGGTGAGTTTGAGGTGCCACTACGCTTGCCGAAGTCTATCCCATTGCCGGAGGGGAAGGTTCAGTGGACTCTAGATGTTAAAATCCGGGGGAAAGGTAAATAA
- the LOC121257184 gene encoding nephrocystin-3 isoform X1 has protein sequence MTSLISLSPSTNNYRMSQVCLHMQSEHLRKAITCFSVCLQKQKCNIKHYMIPIKAVSRHRVYRTFASVGSLEADVASHGNDAPPGVSTPNNSRRSRMSFDQTNYPLDDITNFEKQLQELFDEVKRMIMMGNRNDAMDLLKANYEAVIERMNKGSKGIEEAALLDIITLGYMAVGDLKLVASVLALLAGVVDSLKDNEPLLDVVLVHMGSLFTALGKFDKSLLVYRRSIDILENRYGKNSIFLVTPLLGMAKALGSIGRSTKAVEIYHRAVTILELSKGAESEDLVVALFGLGNLLLKEGRSTDAEPHFIRILTLYKKLYGENDGRVGMAMCSLAHVKCAKGNADEAIGLYKNALQVIEDSNYMALDDSIMEKMRIDLAELLHVVGRGKEGREMLEESLLITEKYKGKEHPSLVTHLVNLATSYSRSKNFVEAERLLRTSLEIMGKTVGPDDQSLTYPMLHLAVTLYNLKRNEEAEQLALDVLRIREKAFGKDSLPVGEALDCLASIQTRLGRDDGELLELLKRLLSIQEREFGHESEEVMETLKKTLYYLDKLGRKNEKFPLQKRLSMLRMKYKERIQY, from the exons ATGACTTCCCTTATTTCCCTCTCCCCATCTACCAACAACTacag GATGAGCCAAGTGTGTCTACACATGCAGTCAGAACATTTACGGAAAGCTATAACATGCTTCTCAGTTTGTCTCCAGAAGCAGAAATGCAATATCAAGCATTACATGATTCCCATCAAAGCCGTTTCCCGTCACCGTGTCTATAGAACTTTTGCATCAGTTGGGTCATTAGAAGCAGATGTGGCAAGCCACGGAAATGATGCTCCTCCTGGTGTTTCAACTCCAAACAACTCTCGGAG GTCTAGAATGTCTTTTGACCAGACAAATTACCCCTTGGATGACATAACTAATTTTGAGAAACAGCTGCAAGAATTATTTGATGAAGTCAAAAGAATGATTATGATGGGGAACAGAAATGATGCCATGGACCTACTTAAAGCAAACTATGAAGCTGTGATAGAACGGATGAATAAAGGTAGCAAAGGGATTGAAGAAGCTGCACTTCTTGACATCATTACCCTGGGTTATATGGCTGTTGGAGATTTGAAGCTTGTTGCTTCCGTACTGGCTTTG TTGGCTGGGGTTGTTGACAGTCTAAAGGATAATGAACCACTTCTGGATGTTGTGCTCGTGCATATGGGAAGTTTGTTTACGGCTTTGGGGAAGTTTGATAAATCATTGCTTGTGTACCGGAGGTCTATTGATATTCTAGAGAACAGATATG ggaaaaatagtatttttcttgtcACTCCATTGTTAGGGATGGCAAAAGCACTTGGATCTATTGGCAGATCAACAAAAGCAGTTGAAATCTATCATCGTGCAGTTACTATTTTGGAATTGAGCAAAGGGGCTGAAAGTGAGGATTTGGTTGTAGCTTTATTTGGTCTTGGAAATCTTTTGCTCAAAGAAGGAAGATCGACAGATGCAGAACCTCATTTCATCAG aaTCTTAACCTTGTATAAAAAGTTATATGGAGAAAATGACGGAAGAGTTGGAATGGCTATGTGTTCCCTAGCCCATGTGAAGTGTGCAAAGG GAAATGCTGATGAAGCCATTGGATTATATAAGAATGCTCTCCAGGTCATCGAGGATTCAAACTATATGGCTTTAGATGACAGCATAATGGAGAAGATGAGGATAGATTTGGCAGAGCTACTTCATGTTGTAGGAAG GGGAAAAGAAGGCCGAGAAATGTTAGAGGAATCCTTGTTGATCACTGAGAAGTATAAAGGAAAAGAGCATCCCAGCTTAGTGACGCACCTTGTGAATCTTGCAACCTCCTATTCACGCTCAAAGAATTTTGTGGAGGCTGAACGCTTGCTGAGGACGAGTTTGGAAATCATGGGGAAGACTGTGGGCCCTGATGATCAATCCCTCACCTATCCAATGTTGCATCTTGCAGTTACCCTCTACAATCTAAAACGGAATGAAGAAGCTGAGCAACTTGCCTTGGACGTTTTGCGCATCCGTGAAAAGGCATTTGGAAAAGATTCTCTTCCTGTTG GGGAGGCATTGGACTGTTTGGCATCCATCCAGACTAGGTTGGGGAGGGATGACGGAGAGTTGTTGGAGCTGCTCAAGAGACTTCTGAGTATCCAAGAGAGAGAGTTTGGCCATGAGAGTGAAGAGGTCATGGAAACCCTGAAAAAAACTCTGTACTACTTGGACAAACTGGGTAGGAAGAACGAGAAGTTCCCACTGCAGAAAAGATTGTCCATGCTTAGAATGAAATACAAAGAAAGGATCCAATATTAA
- the LOC121257184 gene encoding nephrocystin-3 isoform X2: MIPIKAVSRHRVYRTFASVGSLEADVASHGNDAPPGVSTPNNSRRSRMSFDQTNYPLDDITNFEKQLQELFDEVKRMIMMGNRNDAMDLLKANYEAVIERMNKGSKGIEEAALLDIITLGYMAVGDLKLVASVLALLAGVVDSLKDNEPLLDVVLVHMGSLFTALGKFDKSLLVYRRSIDILENRYGKNSIFLVTPLLGMAKALGSIGRSTKAVEIYHRAVTILELSKGAESEDLVVALFGLGNLLLKEGRSTDAEPHFIRILTLYKKLYGENDGRVGMAMCSLAHVKCAKGNADEAIGLYKNALQVIEDSNYMALDDSIMEKMRIDLAELLHVVGRGKEGREMLEESLLITEKYKGKEHPSLVTHLVNLATSYSRSKNFVEAERLLRTSLEIMGKTVGPDDQSLTYPMLHLAVTLYNLKRNEEAEQLALDVLRIREKAFGKDSLPVGEALDCLASIQTRLGRDDGELLELLKRLLSIQEREFGHESEEVMETLKKTLYYLDKLGRKNEKFPLQKRLSMLRMKYKERIQY; this comes from the exons ATGATTCCCATCAAAGCCGTTTCCCGTCACCGTGTCTATAGAACTTTTGCATCAGTTGGGTCATTAGAAGCAGATGTGGCAAGCCACGGAAATGATGCTCCTCCTGGTGTTTCAACTCCAAACAACTCTCGGAG GTCTAGAATGTCTTTTGACCAGACAAATTACCCCTTGGATGACATAACTAATTTTGAGAAACAGCTGCAAGAATTATTTGATGAAGTCAAAAGAATGATTATGATGGGGAACAGAAATGATGCCATGGACCTACTTAAAGCAAACTATGAAGCTGTGATAGAACGGATGAATAAAGGTAGCAAAGGGATTGAAGAAGCTGCACTTCTTGACATCATTACCCTGGGTTATATGGCTGTTGGAGATTTGAAGCTTGTTGCTTCCGTACTGGCTTTG TTGGCTGGGGTTGTTGACAGTCTAAAGGATAATGAACCACTTCTGGATGTTGTGCTCGTGCATATGGGAAGTTTGTTTACGGCTTTGGGGAAGTTTGATAAATCATTGCTTGTGTACCGGAGGTCTATTGATATTCTAGAGAACAGATATG ggaaaaatagtatttttcttgtcACTCCATTGTTAGGGATGGCAAAAGCACTTGGATCTATTGGCAGATCAACAAAAGCAGTTGAAATCTATCATCGTGCAGTTACTATTTTGGAATTGAGCAAAGGGGCTGAAAGTGAGGATTTGGTTGTAGCTTTATTTGGTCTTGGAAATCTTTTGCTCAAAGAAGGAAGATCGACAGATGCAGAACCTCATTTCATCAG aaTCTTAACCTTGTATAAAAAGTTATATGGAGAAAATGACGGAAGAGTTGGAATGGCTATGTGTTCCCTAGCCCATGTGAAGTGTGCAAAGG GAAATGCTGATGAAGCCATTGGATTATATAAGAATGCTCTCCAGGTCATCGAGGATTCAAACTATATGGCTTTAGATGACAGCATAATGGAGAAGATGAGGATAGATTTGGCAGAGCTACTTCATGTTGTAGGAAG GGGAAAAGAAGGCCGAGAAATGTTAGAGGAATCCTTGTTGATCACTGAGAAGTATAAAGGAAAAGAGCATCCCAGCTTAGTGACGCACCTTGTGAATCTTGCAACCTCCTATTCACGCTCAAAGAATTTTGTGGAGGCTGAACGCTTGCTGAGGACGAGTTTGGAAATCATGGGGAAGACTGTGGGCCCTGATGATCAATCCCTCACCTATCCAATGTTGCATCTTGCAGTTACCCTCTACAATCTAAAACGGAATGAAGAAGCTGAGCAACTTGCCTTGGACGTTTTGCGCATCCGTGAAAAGGCATTTGGAAAAGATTCTCTTCCTGTTG GGGAGGCATTGGACTGTTTGGCATCCATCCAGACTAGGTTGGGGAGGGATGACGGAGAGTTGTTGGAGCTGCTCAAGAGACTTCTGAGTATCCAAGAGAGAGAGTTTGGCCATGAGAGTGAAGAGGTCATGGAAACCCTGAAAAAAACTCTGTACTACTTGGACAAACTGGGTAGGAAGAACGAGAAGTTCCCACTGCAGAAAAGATTGTCCATGCTTAGAATGAAATACAAAGAAAGGATCCAATATTAA
- the LOC121257185 gene encoding putative aminoacrylate hydrolase RutD isoform X2, translating into MPFCTVSMQQGGEDTKLKAGDNGVGIFYRTYGQGPTKVLLIIGLAGTHDSWGPQIKGLAGTDTPNDDETKTGDWNSEDYESGGGIQICAFDNRGMGRSSIPTKKSEYTTKLMAKDAIALLDHLGWKNAHIFGHSMGAMIACKLAAMAPERVLSLALLNVTGGGFECFPKLDRQTLSVAIRFLRAKTPEQRAAVDLDTHYSKEYLEEYVGPNTRKTILYQEYVRSISSTGMQSNNGFEGQVNACWTHKMTRSEIEVIRSAGFLVSVIHGRHDIIAQLYYARRLAEKMQPVARMIELHGGHLVSHERTEEVNQALLELIKASEVKINPHDWTNLPKKTSGWIGTRMALIRVNTEGESNTSLMFYLLSKLHLFVLYLFGLLFVVFNYGRKAVRSLKPVRVGPSLAIADSQ; encoded by the exons ATGCCTTTTTGCACGGTTTCGATGCAGCAAGGCGGCGAAGACACGAAGCTTAAAGCCGGCGACAATGGAGTCGGAATCTTTTACAGAACTTACGGTCAGGGGCCCACCAAGGTCCTCCTCATCATAG GATTGGCGGGGACTCACGATTCCTGGGGCCCACAGATCAAAGGTCTGGCGGGGACCGATACGCCCAATGATGATGAAACGAAGACCGGCGATTGGAACTCAGAGGACTATGAGAGTGGCGGTGGTATCCAGATATGCGCGTTTGACAACCGTGGAATGGGTCGGAGCTCCATACCTACCAAAAAGTCCGAATACAC AACAAAGCTTATGGCAAAAGACGCAATTGCTTTGTTGGATCATTTGGGCTGGAAAAATGCACATATTTTTGGACATTCAATGG GAGCTATGATAGCTTGCAAGTTAGCAGCAATGGCGCCTGAAAGAGTTCTGTCTCTGGCTTTACTTAACGTAACAGGTGGAGGTTTTGAATGTTTTCCCAAG CTTGATCGACAAACATTATCTGTTGCAATCCGTTTCTTACGGGCCAAAACTCCTGAGCAACGGGCAGCTGTTGACTTGGACACCCACTACTCAAAG GAATACCTTGAGGAATATGTTGGACCTAACACGAGAAAAACAATCTTATATCAA GAATATGTAAGATCTATATCATCAACTGGAATGCAGTCTAACAATGGTTTTGAGGGCCAAGTCAATGCTTGCTGGACACACAAAATGACACGATCGGAAATTGAAGTGATCCGTTCTGCTGGATTTCTTGTTTCGGTCATTCATGGCAG GCATGATATAATTGCTCAACTATATTATGCAAGGAGACTTGCAGAGAAGATGCAGCCTGTTGCTAGAATGATAGAACTTCATGGAGGTCATCTAGTGAGCCATGAGAGAACCGAAGAG GTCAATCAAGCTCTTCTTGAATTGATCAAGGCATCAGAAGTGAAGATCAATCCTCATGATTGGACTAATTTGCCGAAGAAAACCTCTG GGTGGATAGGTACAAGGATGGCATTAATCAGAGTAAACACAGAGGGTGAAAGCAATACCTCTCTCATGTTTTATTTGCTATCGAAGCTCCATCTCTTTGTGTTATACCTCTTTGGTCTCCTTTTTGTGGTATTCAACTACGGACGAAAGGCTGTAAGAAGTTTAAAACCAGTTAGAGTTGGGCCTTCTCTTGCAATAGCTGATAGTCAATGA
- the LOC121257185 gene encoding putative aminoacrylate hydrolase RutD isoform X1: MPFCTVSMQQGGEDTKLKAGDNGVGIFYRTYGQGPTKVLLIIGLAGTHDSWGPQIKGLAGTDTPNDDETKTGDWNSEDYESGGGIQICAFDNRGMGRSSIPTKKSEYTTKLMAKDAIALLDHLGWKNAHIFGHSMGAMIACKLAAMAPERVLSLALLNVTGGGFECFPKQLDRQTLSVAIRFLRAKTPEQRAAVDLDTHYSKEYLEEYVGPNTRKTILYQEYVRSISSTGMQSNNGFEGQVNACWTHKMTRSEIEVIRSAGFLVSVIHGRHDIIAQLYYARRLAEKMQPVARMIELHGGHLVSHERTEEVNQALLELIKASEVKINPHDWTNLPKKTSGWIGTRMALIRVNTEGESNTSLMFYLLSKLHLFVLYLFGLLFVVFNYGRKAVRSLKPVRVGPSLAIADSQ; this comes from the exons ATGCCTTTTTGCACGGTTTCGATGCAGCAAGGCGGCGAAGACACGAAGCTTAAAGCCGGCGACAATGGAGTCGGAATCTTTTACAGAACTTACGGTCAGGGGCCCACCAAGGTCCTCCTCATCATAG GATTGGCGGGGACTCACGATTCCTGGGGCCCACAGATCAAAGGTCTGGCGGGGACCGATACGCCCAATGATGATGAAACGAAGACCGGCGATTGGAACTCAGAGGACTATGAGAGTGGCGGTGGTATCCAGATATGCGCGTTTGACAACCGTGGAATGGGTCGGAGCTCCATACCTACCAAAAAGTCCGAATACAC AACAAAGCTTATGGCAAAAGACGCAATTGCTTTGTTGGATCATTTGGGCTGGAAAAATGCACATATTTTTGGACATTCAATGG GAGCTATGATAGCTTGCAAGTTAGCAGCAATGGCGCCTGAAAGAGTTCTGTCTCTGGCTTTACTTAACGTAACAGGTGGAGGTTTTGAATGTTTTCCCAAG CAGCTTGATCGACAAACATTATCTGTTGCAATCCGTTTCTTACGGGCCAAAACTCCTGAGCAACGGGCAGCTGTTGACTTGGACACCCACTACTCAAAG GAATACCTTGAGGAATATGTTGGACCTAACACGAGAAAAACAATCTTATATCAA GAATATGTAAGATCTATATCATCAACTGGAATGCAGTCTAACAATGGTTTTGAGGGCCAAGTCAATGCTTGCTGGACACACAAAATGACACGATCGGAAATTGAAGTGATCCGTTCTGCTGGATTTCTTGTTTCGGTCATTCATGGCAG GCATGATATAATTGCTCAACTATATTATGCAAGGAGACTTGCAGAGAAGATGCAGCCTGTTGCTAGAATGATAGAACTTCATGGAGGTCATCTAGTGAGCCATGAGAGAACCGAAGAG GTCAATCAAGCTCTTCTTGAATTGATCAAGGCATCAGAAGTGAAGATCAATCCTCATGATTGGACTAATTTGCCGAAGAAAACCTCTG GGTGGATAGGTACAAGGATGGCATTAATCAGAGTAAACACAGAGGGTGAAAGCAATACCTCTCTCATGTTTTATTTGCTATCGAAGCTCCATCTCTTTGTGTTATACCTCTTTGGTCTCCTTTTTGTGGTATTCAACTACGGACGAAAGGCTGTAAGAAGTTTAAAACCAGTTAGAGTTGGGCCTTCTCTTGCAATAGCTGATAGTCAATGA